In the genome of Massilibacillus massiliensis, one region contains:
- a CDS encoding IreB family regulatory phosphoprotein → MANMEETMMFKVGADETNEAALIIKEVCKAMQEKGYNPINQLVGYLLSGDPAYVTSYNNARGMIRKLERDELLEELIQAYIKEQK, encoded by the coding sequence ATGGCAAATATGGAAGAAACTATGATGTTTAAGGTTGGTGCGGATGAGACAAACGAAGCTGCGCTCATAATAAAAGAAGTATGCAAAGCAATGCAGGAAAAAGGTTATAATCCCATTAATCAACTTGTTGGTTATCTGCTTTCAGGAGATCCTGCCTATGTGACTAGCTATAATAATGCTAGAGGTATGATACGTAAGTTAGAAAGAGATGAATTATTAGAAGAATTGATACAAGCTTATATTAAAGAACAAAAATAG